Proteins encoded within one genomic window of Halocatena marina:
- the gyrB gene encoding DNA topoisomerase (ATP-hydrolyzing) subunit B yields the protein MSQNSEYGAANIQVLEGLEAVRKRPAMYIGSTDSRGLHHLVYEVVDNAIDEALAGYCDTIEVTIHDDGSVTVTDDGRGIPVDEHPEYERPALEVIMTVLHAGGKFDNKSYQVSGGLHGVGVSVVNALSKWLEVEVKYDGGVWEHRFDHGEPEVESFERIRDLEPGEETGSEIRFWPDDEIFETVEFVYSTLENRLRELAFLNPGVEITIHSEPDDREETFTYEGGIREFVTYLNETRTVLHEDIIYFETEEQDIQVEVAIQATDGVQGSIHAFANNINTREGGTHLTGFKTALTRVVNDYANSNGHVDSIDGNLKGEDIREGLTAVISVKHPDPQFEGQTKTKLGNSEVRGIVESAVHEEFGTYLEEHPKTASSIVSKALEAAKARLAAKKAEELTRRKSALETTSLPGKLADCQTRDPSKAELFVVEGDSAGGSAKQARNPEFQAILPLFGKILNAEKHRLDRVLENEKIRSLITAIGTGIGEEFDIDEARYQKIIIMSDADVDGAHIRTLYLTFLYRHMTPLLEAGYVYAAQPPLYRIRYNGETHDAMTEKERERIIEDVCGGNPDQVQRFKGLGEMNPKQLWKTTMNPENRILKQITIEDAAAADRMFSVLMGDSVGPRKQFIKEHSNDAEWVDI from the coding sequence ATGTCGCAGAATTCAGAATACGGGGCAGCCAATATTCAGGTTCTCGAAGGGCTCGAGGCCGTCAGGAAACGCCCCGCGATGTATATCGGGTCGACCGATTCTCGTGGACTCCATCATCTTGTCTACGAAGTCGTCGACAACGCGATCGACGAAGCGCTCGCTGGGTACTGTGACACGATCGAAGTCACAATACACGACGATGGCTCTGTCACCGTTACAGACGACGGTCGGGGCATCCCAGTCGACGAACATCCGGAGTACGAACGTCCGGCACTCGAAGTGATCATGACCGTCCTGCACGCTGGCGGTAAATTCGATAATAAATCCTATCAGGTGTCGGGTGGGCTTCACGGCGTCGGCGTGAGCGTTGTCAATGCACTCTCGAAATGGCTCGAAGTCGAGGTCAAATACGACGGCGGTGTCTGGGAGCATCGCTTCGACCACGGCGAACCCGAGGTAGAGTCCTTTGAGCGGATCCGTGATCTCGAACCGGGCGAAGAAACCGGCTCGGAGATTAGGTTTTGGCCCGATGACGAAATTTTCGAGACCGTTGAGTTCGTCTATTCGACGCTCGAAAACCGACTTCGTGAACTCGCATTTCTCAACCCCGGCGTCGAAATCACCATCCATAGCGAACCGGATGACCGAGAAGAGACGTTCACCTACGAAGGGGGCATTCGTGAGTTCGTCACATACCTCAACGAGACACGAACAGTGCTCCACGAGGATATCATCTACTTTGAAACCGAAGAACAAGATATCCAAGTCGAGGTTGCGATACAGGCGACCGACGGCGTCCAAGGGTCGATCCACGCGTTCGCGAACAACATCAACACCCGAGAGGGAGGTACCCATCTCACTGGCTTCAAAACGGCGCTTACGCGCGTCGTCAACGACTACGCCAATTCGAATGGGCACGTGGACAGCATCGACGGCAACCTCAAAGGTGAAGATATCCGCGAAGGGTTGACTGCGGTCATCTCGGTCAAACACCCCGATCCACAGTTCGAAGGACAGACGAAGACGAAACTCGGCAACAGCGAGGTCAGAGGAATCGTCGAAAGTGCCGTCCACGAGGAGTTCGGGACGTATCTCGAAGAACACCCGAAAACGGCGTCGTCGATCGTCTCCAAAGCGCTTGAAGCGGCAAAGGCGCGCCTCGCCGCGAAAAAGGCAGAGGAGCTCACACGACGGAAAAGCGCGCTCGAAACGACATCTCTCCCGGGCAAACTAGCGGATTGCCAGACGCGTGACCCATCGAAGGCAGAGCTGTTCGTCGTCGAGGGTGATTCCGCAGGTGGAAGCGCAAAACAGGCCCGCAATCCGGAGTTTCAGGCTATCCTCCCCCTGTTCGGGAAGATCCTCAATGCTGAGAAACACCGACTCGATCGTGTTCTCGAAAACGAGAAGATCCGTAGCCTCATTACCGCCATCGGTACCGGGATCGGAGAAGAGTTCGATATTGATGAAGCGCGGTATCAGAAAATCATCATCATGAGTGACGCTGATGTCGATGGAGCGCACATCCGTACGCTCTATCTCACGTTCCTCTATCGTCACATGACGCCGTTGCTCGAAGCAGGATACGTGTACGCTGCCCAACCGCCACTGTACCGAATCCGGTATAACGGTGAGACACACGATGCGATGACTGAGAAAGAGCGCGAGCGGATCATCGAAGACGTTTGTGGTGGTAATCCGGATCAGGTTCAGCGTTTCAAGGGACTCGGCGAGATGAATCCCAAGCAGCTGTGGAAAACGACGATGAATCCCGAGAATCGAATTCTCAAACAGATCACTATCGAGGACGCTGCCGCAGCAGACCGGATGTTCTCCGTGTTGATGGGTGATTCAGTCGGACCGAGAAAGCAGTTCATCAAGGAACATTCGAACGACGCCGAATGGGTCGACATCTGA
- the gyrA gene encoding DNA gyrase subunit A has protein sequence MSSDLPDNPPVADADRVKSVRVEEEMEQSYIDYAMSVIVGRALPDVRDGLKPVQKRILYAMHEAGVSSNAAHRKSSNIVGDTMGKYHPHGDDSIYDALARMAQEFSLRYPLVDGQGNFGSVDGDPPAAMRYTEARMSSLAEELLTDIEQDTVDFGSNYDDRLTEPAVLPAALPNLLLNGSSGIAVGMSTNIPPHNLGEVVDSVIHLIDNPDCAIADLMDYVKGPDFPTGANIVGRAGIYDAYTTGRGKLRVRAEMEIEEDEERIIVTELPYHENKARRIERIADDVNEGTIQGIRDLRDESDREGIRIVIELKRGANPDLVKNQLLKHHLERTFSIITLALVDGQPRILNLKELLEEFLDHRCEVVRRRTQHELDNAQERAHVLEGRLLALDNVDNVVELIRDADDRSAAKEDLQDEFGFTERQANHIVRMQLGSLTSLETVEIEDEYETLTEEIERLQTILGDRSELLGVIKSELHELKTRYNDDRRTSIIEDVGTVTHEDLIPEEESVVVLTESNYVKRMPLSTFDAQHRGGKGIIGTGLKDGDRVSAVFQANSHDYLLCFSNKGQVYQLKTYNLPEMSRTARGKSAVNVLELDADEDVTAIVNTDEFNGDESLTMVTRGGYVKRTPSDAFNNILSTGIRAVKLEEGDELVDVTVTNGTKDVIIGTEYGRAIRFDEKEARSMGRSARGVNGIKLCEGDRVAGLVAVSDDDESALLTVTRNGYGKRTPIEEYRSQSRYGKGLVDIKTTERNGPVVALEAVREHDDLILMSENGQIMRTHASEISSQGRNTMGVRVMCPDDDDCVASVDVIPLD, from the coding sequence ATGAGTTCTGACCTTCCTGACAATCCACCGGTTGCCGATGCAGACCGCGTCAAATCGGTTCGCGTCGAGGAGGAGATGGAACAGAGCTACATCGACTACGCGATGAGCGTCATCGTCGGTCGCGCGCTCCCCGACGTCCGCGACGGTCTCAAACCCGTTCAAAAGCGGATTCTGTACGCAATGCACGAGGCGGGCGTGAGTTCGAACGCGGCCCACCGAAAGTCATCGAACATCGTCGGTGACACGATGGGGAAATATCACCCCCACGGCGATGATTCGATCTATGATGCGCTCGCCCGGATGGCACAGGAGTTCTCGCTGCGGTACCCGCTCGTCGATGGGCAGGGTAACTTCGGCTCGGTCGATGGTGATCCACCGGCAGCAATGCGGTATACAGAAGCCCGGATGAGTTCGCTTGCTGAGGAGTTGCTGACGGACATCGAGCAAGACACCGTCGACTTCGGGTCGAACTACGACGACCGACTCACGGAGCCGGCGGTGCTCCCCGCTGCACTCCCGAATCTTCTGTTAAACGGCTCCTCAGGGATCGCCGTCGGGATGAGCACGAACATCCCGCCCCACAATCTCGGAGAAGTCGTCGACAGCGTCATCCATCTCATCGACAACCCGGACTGTGCGATCGCCGATCTCATGGACTACGTGAAGGGTCCCGACTTCCCGACGGGTGCGAACATCGTCGGTCGAGCCGGGATCTACGACGCGTACACGACAGGTCGCGGGAAGCTCCGGGTCCGCGCCGAAATGGAAATCGAAGAAGACGAAGAACGGATCATCGTCACAGAACTCCCTTATCACGAGAACAAGGCGCGACGCATCGAGCGCATCGCAGACGACGTGAACGAGGGAACCATACAAGGTATCAGAGATCTTCGGGACGAATCCGACCGCGAGGGGATCCGCATCGTCATCGAACTCAAACGTGGTGCGAATCCCGATCTCGTTAAGAATCAGTTGCTGAAACACCATCTCGAACGAACCTTCAGCATCATCACCCTCGCACTCGTGGACGGCCAACCACGAATCCTGAACCTGAAGGAACTGCTTGAGGAGTTCCTCGATCACCGCTGTGAGGTCGTCCGTCGCCGGACCCAACACGAGTTGGACAACGCTCAGGAACGGGCGCACGTTCTCGAAGGGCGACTGTTGGCCCTCGATAACGTCGACAACGTGGTCGAACTGATCCGCGATGCCGATGATCGCTCGGCGGCAAAAGAAGATCTTCAGGACGAGTTCGGTTTCACCGAGCGCCAAGCGAATCACATCGTTCGAATGCAACTCGGGAGCCTCACATCGCTGGAAACGGTGGAGATTGAGGACGAGTACGAGACACTCACCGAAGAGATCGAGCGTCTCCAAACGATTCTCGGTGATCGAAGCGAGCTGCTTGGTGTCATCAAATCAGAGCTACACGAGCTCAAAACACGCTACAACGACGACCGCCGGACGAGTATTATCGAAGACGTCGGAACGGTCACTCACGAGGATCTGATTCCCGAAGAAGAGTCTGTCGTCGTGTTGACCGAATCGAACTACGTGAAACGAATGCCACTGTCAACGTTCGATGCTCAACACCGGGGCGGAAAAGGAATCATCGGAACAGGACTGAAAGACGGCGACCGAGTGAGTGCCGTTTTCCAAGCCAACTCTCACGATTACCTCCTCTGCTTTTCCAACAAGGGGCAGGTCTACCAACTGAAGACCTACAACCTCCCGGAAATGAGTCGGACGGCGCGTGGCAAGTCGGCGGTAAACGTCCTCGAACTCGACGCTGATGAGGACGTTACGGCTATCGTCAATACCGACGAGTTCAACGGCGATGAATCTCTGACGATGGTTACCCGAGGTGGGTACGTCAAACGTACCCCATCGGATGCGTTCAACAACATCCTTTCAACGGGAATCCGAGCAGTCAAACTCGAAGAGGGAGACGAACTCGTCGACGTGACCGTCACTAACGGCACGAAAGACGTGATCATCGGTACCGAATACGGTCGGGCAATTCGGTTCGACGAGAAAGAAGCTCGATCGATGGGTCGGAGCGCACGGGGCGTCAACGGTATCAAACTCTGCGAGGGCGACCGAGTTGCGGGTCTGGTCGCCGTCAGCGATGATGATGAAAGCGCGCTATTGACCGTCACGAGAAATGGCTACGGAAAGCGCACGCCAATCGAAGAGTACCGTTCGCAGTCTCGGTACGGCAAGGGACTCGTCGACATCAAGACGACTGAGCGAAATGGGCCTGTGGTCGCGCTTGAAGCCGTCCGAGAACACGATGATCTCATCTTGATGAGCGAAAATGGACAGATCATGCGAACTCACGCGAGTGAAATATCGTCGCAAGGACGAAACACGATGGGTGTTCGCGTGATGTGCCCGGACGATGACGACTGTGTTGCGAGCGTTGACGTTATTCCTCTTGATTGA